The proteins below come from a single Caulobacter segnis ATCC 21756 genomic window:
- a CDS encoding SGNH/GDSL hydrolase family protein, with protein sequence MMLRTRRSLAGLALSFAMALPLVAQAADSQQRWVGAWASAQLAPDAKNSLAPEDYRDATLRQVVRLSLGGDKLRVRLSNAFGTRPLTIKGAHVAISAALDSAKIKPETDRALTFSGRAEVTIPAGADYWSDPVDLRVAPLTSLAISLRYVEAPDVQTGHPGSRATSYVLAGDHVADADLPGAKTADRWFQIAGVEVIPAAKKAGAIVAFGDSITDGYGVQPNTNLRWTDALIERLKGKNLAVLNLGIGGNRVLLDGLGPNALARFERDVLSQPGVTHLVLLEGVNDLGTLTRDAPATPEAHKAVVEQVIAAYHQMIDRARARGIKVIGATILPYSGSAYYHPGPESEADRQAINAFIRAPGNFDGVIDWDKALRDPARPTHLLAAYDNDGLHPNMAGYKAMAEAIPLSLFGN encoded by the coding sequence ATGATGTTGCGTACGCGTCGATCGCTGGCCGGCTTGGCCTTGTCCTTCGCCATGGCCCTGCCGCTGGTTGCGCAGGCCGCGGACTCCCAGCAACGATGGGTCGGCGCCTGGGCGAGCGCCCAGCTCGCGCCCGACGCCAAGAACAGCCTGGCCCCGGAGGATTATCGCGACGCCACCCTGCGCCAGGTCGTCCGGCTAAGCCTGGGCGGAGACAAGCTGCGGGTTCGCCTGTCCAACGCCTTCGGGACACGCCCCCTGACGATCAAGGGCGCGCACGTGGCGATTTCGGCCGCGCTCGACAGCGCGAAGATCAAGCCGGAGACCGATCGCGCGCTTACTTTCTCGGGCCGCGCCGAAGTCACCATCCCGGCCGGCGCCGACTATTGGTCAGACCCCGTCGACTTGCGGGTCGCCCCCCTGACCAGCCTGGCGATCAGCCTGCGCTATGTCGAGGCGCCCGACGTCCAGACCGGCCACCCGGGCTCGCGCGCCACCTCCTACGTGCTGGCGGGCGACCATGTGGCGGACGCCGACCTTCCCGGCGCCAAGACGGCCGACCGCTGGTTCCAGATCGCGGGCGTCGAGGTGATCCCGGCGGCGAAGAAGGCCGGCGCGATCGTCGCTTTCGGCGACAGCATCACCGACGGCTATGGCGTCCAGCCCAACACCAACCTGCGCTGGACCGACGCGCTCATCGAGCGGCTGAAAGGCAAGAACCTCGCGGTCCTGAACCTGGGCATCGGCGGTAACCGCGTGCTGCTGGACGGCCTGGGCCCCAACGCCCTGGCCCGCTTCGAGCGCGACGTGCTCAGCCAGCCGGGCGTCACGCATCTGGTCCTTCTGGAAGGCGTCAACGACCTGGGCACGCTGACCCGCGACGCCCCCGCGACGCCGGAGGCTCACAAGGCCGTCGTCGAACAGGTGATCGCCGCCTACCACCAGATGATCGATCGGGCCCGGGCTCGGGGGATCAAGGTGATCGGCGCGACGATCCTGCCCTACAGCGGCTCGGCCTACTACCACCCGGGTCCCGAGAGCGAGGCGGACCGCCAGGCGATCAACGCGTTCATCCGCGCGCCTGGAAACTTCGACGGCGTCATCGACTGGGACAAGGCCCTGCGCGATCCGGCCCGCCCGACCCACCTGCTGGCCGCCTACGACAATGACGGCCTGCATCCGAACATGGCGGGTTACAAGGCGATGGCCGAGGCCATTCCGCTCAGCCTGTTCGGGAACTGA
- a CDS encoding polysaccharide deacetylase family protein, producing MRVVLSIAVALAATAAQAAPKPMIAVTWDDLPAHSALPPGVTRVEIAADLLKASADAKAPAFGFINGVQTERERASTPVLKMWREAGQPLGNHTWSHPNLAALTPDQFTAEIAQNEPMLKDLMGDKDWRWLRYPFLSEGDTPEKRLAVRQWLAANHYKIASVTMTFDDWAFNEPYARCMAKGDTAAVAALEQRFLDGAAAVADRSRAMAKALYGQDIPYVLLMHAGAFDARMTPRLFKLYQDKGFGFTTLETAQKHPFYQTDMDPSLPPQPTTLETAMKAKGLPAPPNPVDLKALENFCR from the coding sequence ATGCGCGTCGTGCTCTCGATCGCCGTCGCCCTGGCCGCCACCGCCGCCCAGGCGGCGCCCAAGCCGATGATCGCCGTCACCTGGGACGACCTGCCCGCCCACAGCGCCCTGCCGCCCGGCGTGACGCGGGTTGAGATCGCCGCCGACCTGCTGAAGGCCTCGGCCGACGCCAAGGCCCCCGCGTTCGGCTTCATCAACGGCGTCCAGACCGAGCGCGAGCGCGCCTCAACGCCCGTGCTGAAGATGTGGCGCGAGGCCGGTCAGCCATTGGGCAACCACACCTGGTCGCACCCGAACCTCGCCGCCCTGACGCCCGACCAGTTCACGGCCGAGATCGCCCAGAACGAGCCGATGCTGAAGGACCTGATGGGCGACAAGGACTGGCGTTGGCTGCGCTATCCCTTCCTGTCGGAAGGCGACACGCCCGAGAAGCGCCTGGCCGTGCGCCAGTGGCTGGCCGCCAACCACTACAAGATCGCCAGCGTGACGATGACCTTTGACGACTGGGCCTTCAACGAGCCCTACGCGCGCTGCATGGCCAAGGGCGATACGGCGGCCGTCGCCGCGTTGGAGCAGCGCTTTCTGGACGGCGCGGCCGCCGTGGCCGACCGCTCGCGCGCCATGGCCAAGGCGCTGTACGGCCAGGACATCCCCTATGTCCTGCTGATGCACGCCGGCGCTTTCGACGCCCGCATGACGCCGCGCCTGTTCAAGCTCTACCAGGACAAGGGCTTTGGCTTCACCACGCTTGAGACGGCGCAGAAGCATCCTTTCTATCAGACAGACATGGATCCGAGCCTGCCGCCCCAACCCACGACGTTGGAAACGGCGATGAAGGCCAAGGGCCTGCCCGCTCCGCCCAACCCGGTGGACTTGAAGGCGCTGGAAAACTTCTGCCGCTAG
- a CDS encoding EF-hand domain-containing protein yields the protein MPVGRSPKKTETLEIRLPPETKAAFMARCQGAQRTASEALRDFIEQDLRTPRRRSLAWRILAAALAGLAVGAVAAPSLARPSGSDAAFQRLDANHDGVLSLDEFKAR from the coding sequence ATGCCCGTCGGCAGGTCGCCCAAGAAGACAGAAACCCTCGAGATCCGCCTGCCGCCGGAAACCAAGGCCGCGTTCATGGCGCGCTGCCAGGGCGCCCAACGCACGGCCAGCGAGGCGCTGCGCGATTTCATCGAGCAGGATCTCCGGACGCCGCGTCGCCGAAGCCTGGCCTGGCGCATCCTCGCCGCGGCGCTCGCCGGTCTCGCCGTCGGGGCGGTGGCGGCTCCGTCCCTCGCGCGTCCCTCGGGCTCGGACGCGGCGTTCCAGCGGCTGGACGCCAATCACGACGGCGTCCTCAGCCTGGACGAGTTCAAGGCGCGCTGA